The Gammaproteobacteria bacterium genome has a window encoding:
- a CDS encoding C40 family peptidase → MKQSGYGFPPSLGRSALVVLLGLATVVGANASPRADGPARMRIELIDQARNMMGTPYVWGGVTPDGFDCSGLVQYSFYQIGVEVPRTAALQVEASQPVSIDSLRPGDLLFFDTTDRYSHVGIYVGNGRFIHAPRTGRDVSISTLHSPYWNDALSRAGSFLN, encoded by the coding sequence ATGAAACAATCCGGTTACGGCTTTCCGCCGTCGCTGGGCCGCAGCGCGCTTGTCGTGTTGCTCGGTCTGGCTACGGTCGTCGGCGCGAACGCTTCGCCACGCGCGGATGGGCCTGCAAGGATGCGTATCGAACTGATTGACCAAGCCCGCAACATGATGGGCACGCCTTATGTGTGGGGCGGCGTCACACCCGATGGCTTCGATTGCAGCGGGCTGGTGCAGTACAGTTTTTACCAGATCGGCGTGGAGGTGCCACGCACCGCAGCCCTGCAGGTCGAGGCCAGTCAGCCGGTGTCGATCGATAGTCTGAGACCCGGCGACCTGTTGTTTTTCGATACCACTGACCGCTACAGTCACGTCGGTATCTATGTCGGCAACGGGCGCTTTATTCACGCGCCGCGCACTGGCCGCGACGTGAGCATATCGACCTTGCACAGCCCTTACTGGAACGATGCCCTGTCGCGCGCGGGGAGTTTTCTGAACTGA
- a CDS encoding DUF2945 domain-containing protein, whose product MTSTFSIGDHVEWNTPQGKTRGKIEKKLTRRTQIEGHEVAASPDDPQYLVRSEKTGKRAVHKPAALKKGKDQGPVTAEIMK is encoded by the coding sequence ATGACGAGTACCTTTAGCATCGGCGATCACGTCGAGTGGAACACGCCGCAAGGCAAGACGCGCGGCAAGATCGAGAAGAAACTCACGCGGCGCACGCAGATCGAAGGACACGAGGTTGCGGCGAGCCCGGACGATCCGCAATACCTCGTGCGCAGCGAGAAAACCGGCAAACGCGCCGTCCATAAGCCTGCTGCGCTGAAGAAAGGGAAGGACCAGGGACCTGTAACAGCCGAAATAATGAAGTAA